CATCAGCAGCAGGCCGACGAGGGGGGCGACGTAGGACAGGCCGTTGAGGAGGAACGCCCAGCCGGTGCCCACGCCGGTGATCAGGACGCCGGCGACGGCGGGGCCGATCATGCGGGCGGACTGGAAGTTCGCGGAGTTCAGGCTGACCGCGTTCTGGAGCTGGTCGGGGCCGACCATCTCGCTGACGAAGGACTGGCGGGCCGGGTTGTCGACGACCGTGGCGAGGCCGACCGCGAAGGCGGCGACGTACACGTGCCAGACCTGCACATGGCCGGTCAGCGTCAGGGCGGCGAGGGCCAGGCCCGTGAGTGCCATCGCCGTCTGGGTGACCATGAGCGCGGGGCGCTTGGGGAGGCGGTCGACGAGGACTCCGCCGTAGAGGCCGAACAGCAGCATCGGCAGGAACTGCAGCGCCGTCGTGACGCCGACGGCGGTGGCGGAACCGGTGAGGCTGAGCACCAGCCAGTCCTGCGCGATGCGCTGCATCCAGGTGCCGGTGTTGGAGACGACCTGGCCGAGGAAGAACAGGCGGTAGTTGCGGATGCGCAGCGAGCTGAACATCGAGGACTTACGGGTGTCCCCGGCGGGGGTTTCGGGGATGGGCCGGGGGTCGTGGGCGGTCGGTGCGGGGGCGGAGTCTGCTCCGGGTCCCGTACTCAAAAGGGTTCGCCTCCTCAAGCGGTGCGGTCACAGGTGCGCGAGCTTCTCCAGCACGGGGGCGGCGGCGCGCAGTTTCGCCCACTCGTCCTCGTCGAGGTCCTCGACCAGCGAGGCCAGGAACGCGTTCCGCTTGCGACGGCTCTCCTCGAGCATCGCCTCGGCCCGCTCCGTCTGGGTGACGACCTTCTGGCGCCGGTCCTCGGGGTGCGGCTCCAGCCTGACCAGCCCCTTGGCCTCCAGCAACGCGACGATGCGGGTCATCGACGGCGGCTGCACGTGCTCCTTGCGGGCGAGTTCGCCCG
This region of Streptomyces chromofuscus genomic DNA includes:
- a CDS encoding MarR family winged helix-turn-helix transcriptional regulator, whose product is MPDLTHGDDAAAVNSLRSAVMRLSRRLKHQRVDESLSPTEMSVLGTLARCGTATPGELARKEHVQPPSMTRIVALLEAKGLVRLEPHPEDRRQKVVTQTERAEAMLEESRRKRNAFLASLVEDLDEDEWAKLRAAAPVLEKLAHL